In [Leptolyngbya] sp. PCC 7376, a genomic segment contains:
- a CDS encoding DUF2281 domain-containing protein, giving the protein MQPKEQIIKEIENLPEPLQREALDFILFLKARYSESEVPVEDKKRTLASPKVFAVEATQPSQEQTEPNPAPSKPIRPHKQGKPKGLIVVPNNPRQNFQDYMD; this is encoded by the coding sequence ATGCAACCCAAAGAACAAATTATTAAGGAAATCGAGAACTTACCAGAACCCCTCCAGCGAGAAGCCCTTGACTTTATCCTGTTCCTTAAAGCTCGTTATAGCGAGTCTGAAGTTCCTGTCGAAGACAAAAAAAGAACTCTTGCCTCTCCAAAAGTCTTTGCCGTCGAGGCCACCCAACCGTCCCAGGAGCAAACCGAACCCAATCCAGCCCCATCAAAACCGATTCGCCCTCACAAACAAGGTAAACCCAAAGGACTAATTGTGGTACCTAATAATCCTCGCCAAAATTTCCAAGACTATATGGACTAA
- a CDS encoding CHASE3 domain-containing protein yields MVPSKNLLPYINRIFIKMRRTRKKISITNIYKAFFLLITLISVINLIVFVAGQKRASEDNYWVTHTHEVITTAADLDKQLVDAETGQRGFLLTDSPAYLEPYYTGRQGGTEKLNRLKFLTRDNDAQQQRLETIQGLMQQKFAELQETIDLTNSGKKDQALALVKTDVGKQFMDDMRPILDNFIEEESSLLAKRQAKYQATTLTAQIWHVSEFIIVIVVLLLGFISINAKVVKPLAAIAKLSHHLAQGKMVEFPKHSEIEEIDYLIRSFEYMAGEIESRSAALVDQKEQLQLRVDEQTLELIQSEKMSSLGQLVAGIAHEINNPVNFIHGNINPLTENTQNLIELVELYQETYPTASVDIEEKIEDIDLDFLKEDSLKILTSMTVGTKRIRQIVISLKNFSRIDEAEFKEVDIHEGLNNTLLLLEHRIKATSDRPRIQIEKEYGDLPLVKCYPGQLNQVFMNILVNALDALDERDHDRPIEVLEQNPSTIKIHTQRVGIDRVTIYIDDNGPGIPEAIRQQIFDPFFTTKPIGKGTGIGMSISYQIITEKHDGILYCQSLADGGSRFIIEMPCDLEHSSEKGSKEVDR; encoded by the coding sequence TTGGTTCCATCTAAAAACCTTTTGCCTTACATCAATAGAATTTTCATAAAAATGCGCCGAACAAGAAAAAAAATAAGTATTACGAACATTTATAAAGCGTTTTTCCTGCTTATAACGCTGATTAGTGTGATCAATTTAATTGTGTTCGTAGCCGGGCAAAAACGGGCGTCAGAAGATAACTATTGGGTGACGCACACCCATGAGGTAATCACTACCGCTGCCGATTTAGATAAGCAGTTGGTGGACGCAGAAACCGGGCAGCGAGGATTTCTGTTGACGGATTCGCCGGCATATTTGGAGCCTTACTATACAGGCAGGCAAGGAGGAACAGAAAAATTAAACCGGCTTAAATTTCTAACCCGTGACAACGATGCTCAACAGCAACGATTAGAAACAATCCAGGGATTGATGCAACAGAAGTTTGCGGAATTGCAGGAGACGATTGACCTGACAAACAGCGGAAAGAAAGATCAAGCTCTGGCGCTCGTCAAAACTGACGTGGGAAAGCAATTTATGGACGATATGCGTCCTATCCTTGACAACTTCATTGAAGAAGAGTCTTCTCTGTTGGCGAAGCGACAGGCGAAATACCAAGCGACAACGTTGACGGCTCAGATTTGGCATGTCTCTGAATTCATCATCGTCATCGTTGTCCTTCTGCTTGGTTTTATTAGCATTAATGCCAAGGTAGTCAAGCCGCTTGCTGCTATAGCTAAACTCTCACACCATCTGGCTCAAGGGAAAATGGTTGAATTTCCCAAGCATTCAGAAATCGAGGAAATCGATTACTTGATCCGATCATTTGAGTATATGGCTGGGGAGATTGAGTCTCGATCTGCAGCATTGGTTGATCAGAAAGAACAATTGCAACTGCGGGTTGACGAACAAACACTCGAACTAATCCAAAGCGAGAAAATGTCTTCCCTGGGGCAATTGGTTGCAGGTATAGCCCATGAGATTAATAACCCAGTGAACTTTATTCACGGCAACATTAATCCACTGACTGAGAACACCCAAAATTTAATTGAGCTGGTTGAACTTTATCAGGAGACCTATCCCACTGCATCCGTTGATATTGAAGAGAAAATTGAGGACATCGATCTGGACTTTTTGAAGGAGGACTCTCTAAAGATCCTGACTTCAATGACAGTAGGGACAAAACGCATTCGTCAGATTGTGATATCCCTCAAAAACTTCTCTCGTATTGATGAGGCAGAGTTCAAAGAAGTAGATATTCATGAAGGGCTTAACAACACACTGTTGCTACTAGAACATCGGATCAAGGCGACTTCTGACAGACCAAGAATTCAAATTGAAAAAGAGTATGGTGATTTACCCTTAGTGAAATGTTATCCAGGGCAATTGAATCAAGTATTTATGAATATTTTGGTTAATGCCTTAGATGCTTTAGATGAGCGCGATCATGATCGGCCTATAGAAGTGCTCGAGCAAAATCCCAGTACTATCAAAATTCACACTCAGCGAGTTGGGATTGATCGAGTGACGATTTACATTGATGACAATGGGCCAGGGATTCCAGAGGCAATTCGCCAACAAATCTTTGATCCATTCTTCACGACTAAACCTATTGGAAAGGGAACAGGCATCGGCATGTCCATCAGTTATCAAATCATCACAGAGAAACATGATGGCATTCTTTATTGTCAATCACTGGCCGATGGGGGAAGCAGATTTATAATTGAGATGCCGTGTGATCTGGAGCATTCTTCTGAAAAAGGCAGCAAGGAAGTAGACCGTTAA
- a CDS encoding anthranilate synthase component I, with the protein MWHWRSQPLAARTGSEIFAKLFQNEAIATLLESPYPTPKAFPQLTRFSICAGRPKGEILTPELGEILPTLRGLLDEKPTPNTEVEHLPFNGGYLGWLGYDLAWEIESLPSKNRDELPFPVAYWYQPASFAVLDHQNQILWLAAMNSKSLDELEEQLQQPNISIPDSTKQKTFPLEFLSDRQAYTSAVTQAKKYIQAGDIFQTNLSLRFHTQTETCGWDIYQKLHEINPSPFASYWRSPWGEMISCSPERLVKKTDNLVETRPIGGTRPRGQTPAEDKALGQELSSNIKERAEHTMLVDLERNDLGRACKWGTVEVDEQFILEHYSHVIHLVSNVKGQLDPAQDEADLIRAMFPGGTITGCPKVRCMEIIEELEPVRRSLFYGSCGYLDQRGNLDLNILIRTLLLVPNEGDRPADVYGQVGAGIVADSEPEKEWFESLQKAKAQLQALQLIDP; encoded by the coding sequence ATGTGGCACTGGCGATCGCAGCCCCTCGCGGCACGGACTGGTTCCGAAATTTTTGCCAAGCTTTTTCAGAATGAGGCGATCGCCACCCTTCTCGAAAGTCCTTACCCAACCCCCAAAGCCTTTCCGCAACTCACTCGATTTTCCATTTGTGCGGGACGACCAAAAGGTGAAATTTTAACGCCAGAACTTGGTGAGATTTTACCAACCTTACGAGGATTATTGGACGAAAAACCAACGCCAAATACCGAGGTTGAGCACTTGCCATTTAATGGGGGATATTTGGGGTGGTTGGGCTATGACTTAGCGTGGGAAATTGAATCTTTACCCAGCAAGAATCGCGATGAATTGCCATTTCCGGTTGCCTATTGGTATCAGCCAGCATCCTTTGCCGTTCTTGATCACCAAAACCAAATTCTTTGGTTAGCTGCCATGAATTCAAAATCCTTAGATGAACTGGAAGAACAACTGCAACAACCTAATATTTCTATTCCTGATAGCACCAAGCAAAAAACTTTTCCTCTCGAATTTTTGAGCGATCGCCAAGCCTACACTTCAGCTGTTACCCAAGCGAAAAAATATATTCAAGCTGGAGATATTTTTCAGACAAACTTATCCTTGCGATTCCATACCCAAACAGAAACCTGTGGTTGGGATATTTACCAAAAACTCCATGAAATTAATCCCTCACCCTTCGCCAGTTATTGGCGATCGCCCTGGGGAGAAATGATTAGTTGTTCACCGGAAAGATTAGTAAAAAAAACAGACAATCTTGTGGAAACAAGACCCATTGGTGGAACTCGACCCAGAGGCCAAACCCCCGCCGAAGATAAAGCTTTAGGTCAAGAATTGTCGAGCAATATCAAAGAACGCGCTGAACATACGATGCTAGTGGATTTAGAGCGTAATGATTTGGGGCGCGCTTGCAAATGGGGCACAGTCGAAGTCGATGAACAATTTATTCTTGAGCACTATAGCCATGTCATCCATCTCGTGAGTAATGTCAAAGGTCAACTCGATCCCGCCCAAGACGAAGCTGATTTAATTCGCGCCATGTTTCCCGGCGGCACAATCACAGGTTGTCCAAAAGTTCGCTGCATGGAAATTATCGAAGAGCTAGAACCAGTACGTCGGAGCTTATTTTATGGTTCTTGTGGCTATCTAGATCAGCGCGGCAACCTCGATCTGAATATTCTGATTCGGACTTTGCTGCTGGTTCCCAATGAAGGCGATCGCCCAGCAGATGTTTATGGACAGGTGGGAGCTGGAATTGTTGCCGATAGCGAACCCGAAAAAGAATGGTTTGAGTCCTTGCAAAAAGCCAAAGCTCAACTGCAAGCTCTGCAACTAATAGACCCATAA